Proteins encoded by one window of Rouxiella chamberiensis:
- a CDS encoding YsnF/AvaK domain-containing protein translates to MPLRASLTGDETEADVLRLAEERLEVGKRLVSEGSTRVRRYTVTDEVSEDISLQEQHADIFRRSINEPGAPNSIDWSEKTVEIAESHEQPVINKTAHVKEEVVVRKDITDRVETVKDSVRHQEVDIDRTSADNVKSGGVGQASRLDAEDDTTRIHSDTDFARELDNIAPAGTSPRTKEATFERDRLDESADEGMIEKADDKVTDLKNKAQDKFGSR, encoded by the coding sequence GTGCCTCTGCGCGCCTCGCTCACCGGTGATGAAACCGAAGCGGATGTGCTGCGCCTCGCCGAAGAGCGTCTCGAGGTCGGCAAGCGTCTGGTCAGTGAAGGCTCGACCCGCGTGCGTCGCTATACGGTGACCGACGAGGTTTCCGAAGATATTTCGTTGCAGGAACAGCACGCCGATATTTTCCGTCGTTCCATCAATGAACCCGGCGCACCAAACAGTATCGACTGGTCGGAAAAAACCGTGGAAATCGCGGAATCGCACGAGCAGCCGGTCATTAATAAAACCGCACACGTGAAAGAAGAAGTGGTGGTGCGTAAAGACATTACCGACCGCGTTGAAACGGTGAAAGACTCTGTGCGTCATCAGGAAGTCGATATCGATCGCACCTCGGCCGATAACGTGAAAAGCGGCGGGGTCGGTCAAGCCTCTCGCCTCGATGCCGAGGACGATACCACGCGTATTCACAGTGATACCGACTTTGCCAGAGAGCTCGACAATATCGCCCCGGCAGGCACCTCGCCGCGCACCAAGGAAGCCACATTCGAGCGCGACCGTCTCGATGAAAGCGCCGATGAGGGGATGATCGAGAAAGCCGACGACAAAGTGACCGATCTCAAAAACAAGGCGCAGGACAAGTTCGGCTCCCGCTAG
- a CDS encoding DUF2382 domain-containing protein yields the protein MTSTPPDDSKPDPHEIAIELAEEQLSVTREEIIDRRVRVTRSTLEHDEAVNMLLTREKVEITHVAKGQRIEVMPEIREENGVLIVPVVEEEIEVIRRLVLKEELHIRKTTEQVPFEDVVTLRKQQIKVHKEEQ from the coding sequence ATGACCTCGACACCACCCGACGATTCCAAGCCGGATCCGCATGAAATCGCTATCGAACTTGCCGAAGAACAGCTGTCGGTAACGCGGGAAGAGATTATCGACCGTCGCGTTCGCGTGACCCGTTCAACCCTTGAGCATGATGAAGCGGTGAACATGCTGCTGACTCGTGAGAAGGTCGAGATTACGCACGTGGCCAAAGGTCAGCGAATCGAGGTAATGCCTGAAATCCGTGAAGAAAATGGCGTACTGATTGTGCCGGTTGTAGAAGAGGAAATTGAAGTGATTCGCAGGCTGGTGCTTAAAGAAGAGCTGCATATTCGCAAGACGACCGAGCAGGTCCCCTTTGAAGACGTTGTCACCCTGCGAAAGCAACAGATCAAGGTGCATAAAGAGGAGCAGTAA
- a CDS encoding SulP family inorganic anion transporter: MTNNNNLSASAGQDSEMRVINVLKSPRLMTRECLAGVVTALALIPEVISFSVIAGVDPKVSLFASIVLCLTLSILGGRPAMVTAAAGSVALVIGPMVHAHGVEYILPAVVLGGVVQILFGLTGLSRMMRYIPRSVMIGFVNALGILIFFAQVPHVWGQSSLVWVMFAITLLIVLLLPKVLKSVPSPLIAIIVVTGIALFMGYRMPNVGDEGPMTPGLPGLTQLLVPISWQTLQIVWPTALSIAFVGLMESLLTAKLVDDITDTPSSKRRESWGLGVANIFAGFYGGIAGCAMIGQTIVNVELGKARSRVSTVAAALVLLLLVTGLSKLLAQIPMVVLAGIMMVVAVKTVNWHSLQPATLKRMPWSETLVMVLTVAMTVWTSNLALGVLAGVIVAMMLFARRIAHVIHAERVLDEEGDSVRYTVRGPLFFASSNDLFEHFDYAHDPRLVVIDLTHAQIWDASSVAALDGIVYRYQRYGCEVKIEGLDVRSSDFHRRLTGNLG, encoded by the coding sequence ATGACTAACAATAATAACCTCTCTGCCTCGGCAGGGCAGGACAGTGAAATGCGCGTGATTAACGTGCTCAAGTCACCGCGACTGATGACGCGTGAATGTCTCGCCGGGGTGGTAACCGCGCTGGCGCTTATCCCCGAAGTGATCTCTTTTTCCGTGATTGCCGGAGTCGATCCCAAAGTCAGCCTGTTTGCTTCGATTGTGCTGTGTCTGACCCTGTCGATTCTGGGTGGCCGTCCGGCGATGGTCACGGCGGCGGCGGGTTCCGTGGCGCTGGTGATTGGCCCGATGGTGCATGCGCACGGCGTGGAATATATTCTGCCTGCCGTGGTGTTGGGCGGCGTGGTGCAGATCCTCTTTGGCCTGACCGGACTGTCGCGCATGATGCGCTATATTCCGCGATCCGTGATGATAGGCTTCGTCAATGCGCTCGGGATCCTGATTTTCTTCGCCCAGGTGCCGCACGTATGGGGACAATCCTCGCTGGTGTGGGTGATGTTCGCGATAACGCTGCTCATTGTTCTGCTGCTGCCGAAAGTGCTCAAAAGCGTGCCGTCGCCGCTTATCGCCATTATTGTGGTTACGGGCATCGCGCTGTTTATGGGTTACCGTATGCCGAATGTTGGCGATGAAGGCCCAATGACGCCGGGCTTGCCGGGGTTGACGCAGCTTCTGGTGCCCATCAGTTGGCAGACCTTGCAGATTGTCTGGCCCACGGCGCTGAGCATCGCCTTTGTCGGATTGATGGAGTCACTGCTGACCGCCAAGCTGGTAGATGACATTACCGACACGCCTTCGAGCAAACGCCGCGAATCCTGGGGACTCGGCGTGGCCAATATTTTTGCCGGTTTTTATGGCGGCATTGCGGGTTGTGCAATGATTGGCCAGACCATCGTCAACGTCGAACTGGGCAAGGCGCGCAGCCGCGTCTCGACCGTCGCCGCCGCCCTGGTACTGTTGCTGCTGGTCACCGGCCTGAGCAAACTGCTGGCGCAGATTCCAATGGTGGTGCTGGCTGGCATCATGATGGTGGTGGCCGTGAAAACCGTTAACTGGCACAGCCTGCAACCGGCAACGCTGAAACGTATGCCGTGGTCAGAAACGCTGGTTATGGTGCTGACCGTGGCGATGACCGTCTGGACCAGCAATCTGGCGCTGGGCGTGCTGGCGGGCGTGATCGTGGCGATGATGCTGTTCGCCCGCCGCATTGCCCACGTGATCCACGCCGAGCGTGTGCTTGATGAAGAGGGCGACAGCGTGCGCTATACCGTGCGCGGCCCGCTGTTTTTTGCCAGCAGCAACGATCTGTTTGAACATTTCGATTACGCGCATGATCCCAGGCTTGTTGTCATCGACCTGACCCACGCGCAGATTTGGGATGCTTCGAGCGTTGCCGCGCTGGACGGCATCGTCTACCGCTATCAACGTTACGGCTGTGAAGTGAAGATTGAAGGACTGGATGTGCGCAGCAGCGATTTTCACCGCCGGTTGACCGGCAATCTGGGCTAA
- a CDS encoding DMT family transporter — translation MTILMIILAVVGGAFLSIQAAINGQLGSKVGVFRCAFLTFSIGALVTALLIFFFEPKHALTLLDVPKWQLLGALCGVPYIVIMVLAVQRIGAAVATVAVIFGQLAMSMLIDNFGWLGNDAIHFSTTRLGAVVCLGIALFFIYSSNKSKEAPAAETATTRE, via the coding sequence ATGACAATACTGATGATTATTTTGGCCGTGGTCGGCGGCGCGTTTCTGAGTATTCAGGCGGCGATAAACGGCCAGCTCGGCAGCAAGGTCGGCGTGTTCCGCTGCGCGTTTCTGACGTTCTCGATTGGCGCACTGGTCACCGCGCTGCTTATCTTCTTCTTCGAACCTAAGCATGCGCTGACTCTGCTTGATGTGCCGAAATGGCAGCTGCTCGGCGCATTGTGCGGCGTGCCCTACATCGTGATTATGGTGCTGGCGGTACAGCGCATCGGCGCGGCGGTGGCAACGGTGGCAGTTATCTTCGGACAGCTGGCGATGAGCATGCTTATCGACAACTTTGGCTGGCTGGGTAACGACGCGATTCACTTCTCGACGACGCGTCTTGGCGCAGTAGTTTGTCTGGGTATCGCCCTGTTCTTTATCTATTCGAGCAACAAAAGCAAAGAAGCGCCAGCCGCAGAAACGGCAACCACGCGCGAATAG
- a CDS encoding DMT family transporter has protein sequence MQLLFILLVVAGGMGLSVEAGLLGPLGSEVGDLWATFSIFGVGAALTFLLMLFFSPRNSPSFFAQPGWQLLGGILGPVYVVILTIAVPSIGIAMTMIGILAGQVFKSLVIDHYGLFGTAHRKIDNKRIIALIFIIAALVLVARG, from the coding sequence ATGCAGCTTTTATTTATTTTACTCGTCGTAGCGGGCGGGATGGGATTATCCGTTGAAGCAGGGTTACTGGGGCCTTTGGGCAGTGAAGTCGGGGATTTGTGGGCCACATTCAGCATTTTTGGCGTGGGCGCTGCGCTGACTTTCCTGCTGATGCTGTTTTTCAGTCCGCGCAACAGTCCGTCATTCTTCGCCCAGCCAGGCTGGCAGCTTCTTGGCGGCATTCTGGGTCCGGTTTATGTGGTGATTTTAACGATTGCCGTCCCCAGCATCGGGATTGCGATGACCATGATAGGAATTCTGGCCGGTCAGGTATTCAAAAGTCTGGTGATTGACCATTATGGGCTGTTCGGCACCGCGCACCGCAAAATTGATAACAAGCGCATCATCGCGCTAATTTTTATCATTGCCGCACTGGTTCTTGTGGCAAGAGGCTAA
- a CDS encoding LysR family transcriptional regulator translates to MQDVSTINFRALLFFIGVFDAQSFSVVARREGVSASMVSRVILQLEDTLGQQLFYRNTRAVIPTEAGRLFIDSARAMTEQLSEARKQLQDRSLEPSGLIRINAPVFFGQRHIAPWLTGLSTRYPKLSIELTQTDDYIDPHRDASDVIFRIGTLTDSSFHARVFGTQRYHLVASPNYVREHGAPTTPSEISQHRSLVYRGSSGPNRWLFRKPGASWTHLPVAALLTSNNAESLLTAGLGGMGIMLFPDWLIGDSIKKGCLVRVMTDFEAAIKTEAQHIAAIYPNARHPPLNMRAVIDYFVEVYGSPMYWQFD, encoded by the coding sequence ATGCAGGATGTCAGCACCATAAATTTTCGTGCCTTGCTGTTTTTTATCGGCGTTTTCGATGCGCAGAGTTTTTCCGTGGTGGCGCGGCGCGAAGGTGTTTCCGCTTCGATGGTGTCGCGCGTCATTCTGCAACTTGAAGATACGCTGGGCCAGCAGCTGTTTTATCGCAATACGCGCGCAGTGATCCCGACCGAGGCAGGGCGGCTGTTTATCGACTCTGCGCGCGCGATGACCGAGCAGTTGAGCGAGGCGCGCAAGCAGCTGCAAGACCGCTCGCTCGAACCGTCCGGCCTGATTCGCATCAACGCGCCCGTGTTTTTTGGCCAGCGGCACATTGCGCCGTGGCTGACCGGTCTGTCAACGCGTTACCCAAAACTTTCCATTGAATTGACGCAAACCGATGACTATATCGATCCGCATCGCGATGCCTCCGACGTGATTTTTCGCATCGGCACCCTGACCGACTCCTCGTTTCACGCACGCGTGTTCGGCACCCAGCGTTATCATCTCGTGGCCTCGCCGAACTACGTGAGGGAGCACGGCGCGCCAACGACACCCAGTGAAATCTCGCAGCACCGCAGTCTGGTTTACCGCGGTTCATCCGGCCCGAATCGCTGGCTTTTCAGAAAGCCCGGCGCAAGCTGGACCCATCTTCCCGTCGCCGCACTGCTGACGTCCAACAATGCCGAGTCGCTTCTCACCGCAGGGCTGGGCGGAATGGGCATCATGCTCTTTCCCGACTGGCTGATAGGCGACAGCATCAAAAAAGGGTGTCTGGTGCGGGTCATGACCGATTTCGAGGCGGCCATCAAGACCGAAGCGCAGCACATTGCGGCCATCTATCCCAACGCCCGTCATCCTCCGCTCAACATGAGAGCCGTAATCGACTATTTTGTCGAGGTCTATGGGTCGCCCATGTACTGGCAGTTTGATTGA
- a CDS encoding L-dopachrome tautomerase-related protein yields MADAKPEIIGRLDKPVPDPSGIAVSSSNRVFLGFPRHADNHSWYALGELKNNKVTPYPDNILGSTQKGHYADWLVSPHGMYIDKNDVLWVLDDGKRAGESEIPEGAAKVIGIDTKTNKVVHKVIIRKPVLNSGSHYNDLRVDLSHGAEGTIYIANSGFKEHFSLVVMDIATGNQKEVLVNHYSTSPEPGFVAFLEGKPHKYDFNNQTFPLGAQTVFQSAPIIRRFTGRHSAAVICTAFPLRY; encoded by the coding sequence ATGGCCGATGCTAAACCCGAAATTATTGGCAGGCTGGACAAACCGGTTCCCGATCCTTCGGGAATAGCGGTGAGTTCCAGCAATCGGGTATTTCTAGGATTCCCTCGTCACGCCGATAATCATTCCTGGTATGCGCTGGGAGAGCTGAAAAATAACAAGGTCACGCCTTATCCCGATAATATTCTGGGCAGCACGCAAAAAGGGCATTATGCAGACTGGCTGGTTTCGCCGCACGGCATGTATATCGACAAAAACGATGTGCTGTGGGTACTGGACGACGGCAAGCGGGCGGGCGAAAGCGAAATTCCCGAAGGCGCTGCAAAGGTCATTGGAATCGATACCAAAACCAATAAAGTGGTTCATAAGGTGATAATTCGCAAACCGGTGCTCAATTCCGGTTCGCATTATAACGATCTGCGGGTCGATCTTTCGCATGGTGCCGAGGGCACAATCTATATCGCCAACTCCGGCTTCAAAGAGCATTTTTCGCTGGTGGTCATGGATATTGCGACAGGGAACCAGAAAGAAGTGCTGGTGAACCATTATTCCACTTCGCCAGAACCAGGCTTTGTGGCTTTTCTTGAAGGCAAACCGCACAAATATGATTTCAATAACCAGACCTTCCCACTGGGGGCGCAGACGGTATTTCAATCAGCCCCGATAATAAGACGCTTTACTGGACGGCACTCAGCGGCCGTAATTTGTACAGCATTCCCACTGCGATATTAA